In Schizosaccharomyces osmophilus chromosome 1, complete sequence, the genomic window tgtttgaaaagtttgtaACGATTAAGAAGTCTAATGATTGATAGATTAGCGCATATAGCAAGAAGATGTGTAGATAGGATGGCAATAACGATAAGTATAAATCTTCATAGAGTTCTAAAGGCAAAACATCAAAAGACGTTGTTTTCAGGTGGTACAAACTGTCGTAGACGGACACCTCCTTCTTTAAGTATTGATGCAGTATGGTTATCCATACTGTAAGACGTGCTGTAAACAACTAGACGAATCAGGTTAGTATTTCATAGATCGCAGTCAACGAACCTTCGCTGATACCGACTTGAGCAATTTTCACCGAGCAAGTTAGACAGGGACACCTTTGAGTACAGTTAGTATGAGGTAGATAGATTTCAATAGGCATACGTGTCGCAATATAGAATACCATTGGATCCGACGCGTTCACGTCCAGCTTCCAATAGGGCATTTTCCTCTGCATGAAGACACAGGCACGTGTGCAAGTCAGTGCCACAAGACAGAGCAGAGTTACACCTAGGGCATCCGCCTTcattacaattttttatcCCTCTAGGTGTTCCATTATACCCGGTAGCAATAATGCGATTGTCACGAACAAGGACACAACCTACACGCCGTTTCATGCAGTTACTTCTCATTGCAGCTAAACTAGCCATTTGCATAAAGTAGCTATCCCAAGATGGACGGAATCTATCATTGTTCATCATATCTGCGCTTCTTAGTTTATCCCGCAGAACGGGTTTTTCAAAGGCATCGTTATTGATGTGAACCTGAGCCAAAGATCGATGACGATTTACGCTATTATCGCTTTTGAAGGCTGCTTCATCTTGAATGGCACAAAATTGCTCGAGAgtagtattttttttatgaggGTAACTAGATAAAAGCAAgttattttccaaaaacaattcagGTCTAGAGAACAAGGAGGAGAGTGGACGATTTCGACTTAATCATTTATGGATTCGCTTCCTGTTACAGCAAATGAGAAGCTCGTGCTTGGTCTCCAAGAACCTGATTGCTTACGGGAAATAACTCACAGAAAGATTTGTTAGTAATGTAGCACAATCACTTAGAGTCTAAGACACCCTACATACCTTCTGTAACGGCGAAAGCGAGTAAGAACTGGAGCATCAACATAgacaagaaggaaaaagggTCGTTTTATAATCCCATTAAGAAACTGAGTAGAGGGAATCCCATTCATGACTAATCTGCTACGCCAACGCTGAGTAACATAATCGATTAACGCGTTGGCTCCTACTAATATTTCATCGTCGACTTGGTAAACATGGTCGCTTGCTTCGTCCGCCTTGTATACTCGCTCGATAAGTTTAAAATCAAGTTCTTCAACCAAAAACTCTACCAATGTATCCTTACCACTGCATATAGGGCCAGTGAGTCCTACTAGTggcattttttttattaaaagataCGATTCCCAGAGACAAACGAAATGTGATTTTTTTGCAGATTATTTATTCTCAAATGAGGAGTAGGgtaaagctttttgtaaaaaaaggatatccttaaagaaaagaaagaagtgTTGAAAGGGTTTCTAAGAATTGTCTTGCTATGTATTTTGGACTGTCAAATCAAACGAGAATAGACTCATCTATCgaaaattctttctcatttgaaaagaatctttttattttccaatAGTTATCGGTTAGTAATAGTTTTAGAAGTGCTCGTTGAATGAACAACTTGAGATGCCtatatatgaaaaaattgcGGATACAATGTTTAAGAAAACCTCGTTTTTATTCAATAATTTGAAAGTATGAGTTTCTTTCCTCTCGACTTTTCAGAGTATCTCAAAGCCTATACCAGCACTAAACTATACATGCCTTTTCCAACGAACGAATTGAGTAGAACCAAACTGTTGGAATTGtagtttttgaagagaagTAGACTTTGAAGAGAAGTAGACTAATAAAGGTTCTTGTATATTTAAACGTGCATATTGCAGGGAAACAGAAATTTTAAGAATTACGAGTGAAAGCATACAATGAGATGAATCCAGGTAATCCGACTTCTGGATTATGGAGAAAATTTAAGCAATTCTGGTTGAATgctaaaaatgaatatttgGAATGGGAAAGACAACAACTGAACGAGCCGTCGACTAATTTGAGAGAAACTCAAGATAGAAACTCAATAACCAAAAAACCGGATGTACAGTTTATCCCACCCCCTAATCcttcttctaaaaagagaaaaaagcgGCATGTATCTGAAGACTCTCCCAGAAAAACTCTAGCAAGAGGTCATACCCCGAAACAGCAGACATCCAACAAGATTGATGTCAAATCAGAACCGACTTCACCAAATAAACGTATTCATCTTGACCTCAATAATgatgattcttttgatgCTCCTTTCCTAACCCCTATGAATGATTTATCACCTTCACGTTCGCGATTCCATCCACACCGACAACCCTTaccatcttcatctttgcATGCCTCCGGATTTTCCATTCAACCCAGGAttccttctctttcttctccatctcaatttcattttcatgatCCTCCAACACAAACGGATCCTCCTTTCCCTACTTCATCTCCGAAAACTGCTACACATACGAA contains:
- the dcd1 gene encoding deoxycytidylate deaminase; translated protein: MPLVGLTGPICSGKDTLVEFLVEELDFKLIERVYKADEASDHVYQVDDEILVGANALIDYVTQRWRSRLVMNGIPSTQFLNGIIKRPFFLLVYVDAPVLTRFRRYRSYPHKKNTTLEQFCAIQDEAAFKSDNSVNRHRSLAQVHINNDAFEKPVLRDKLRSADMMNNDRFRPSWDSYFMQMASLAAMRSNCMKRRVGCVLVRDNRIIATGYNGTPRGIKNCNEGGCPRCNSALSCGTDLHTCLCLHAEENALLEAGRERVGSNGILYCDTCPCLTCSVKIAQVGISEVVYSTSYSMDNHTASILKEGGVRLRQFVPPENNVF